In Actinomycetota bacterium, the DNA window GGCGTCGGCGTGACGCGGATGGTGCGACCCTGCCACTCGAACGGCTTTCCGGTCCACGCCTTCCGCATGACCTCGATGTAGTCGACCATCATCTGGGTGCGGCCCTTGTACGGAACACCGGCCATCTCGAACTCTGAGCGCTTGTAGCCGGCCCCGGCGACGAAGGACACCCGGCCGCCACTCGCGAGGTCGACCACCGCGATCTGCTCGGCGAGGCGAACGGGATCGTGGAGCGGCAGGAGCGCCGCGGCGATCGTGATCGGGATCTTCTTCGTCGCACCTGCGACGGCACCGGCCATGACGAACGGCGCGGAGAGATAGCCGTCGTCGATCCCGTGATGCTCGGACAGGCTGATGATGTCGGCGACGCCGTGCTCGTCGACCCAGGCGCTCTGCTCGATGCAGGCCTTGTACAGCTCGGGATGCTGGGTGGCGGCCCACGAGGGGGCGCGCAGGTCGTAGCGGAGCGCGATCGTGATCATGAGGAGGCACCACAATACATCCGGGGCCTAGACTCCTTGCACCCTGGTGGTGCGTGCCGGAGACTTGCCGCATGGAAGGGGAAGGTCCGAGTCCTCGCGAGGAGGAGATCGCCGACCTCGCCGATCCACGGGCCCCGTGGGAAAAGCTTGTCGAGGACCCGGCGGCTCCGCGAGCGATGCTCGCGGTGATGTTCACCGACATCATCGGTTCGACCGAACTCGCGACCAGCCTCGGCGACAAGCGCTGGCGTGAGCTGCTCGAGCAGCACGACGCCGCCATCCGCACCCAGATCGCGCGCTTCGACGGCCGCGAGGTCGACACCGCCGGCGACGCCTTCTTCGCCACCTTCGGGCTCGCCGTGCGGGCGGTGGATTGCGCGCTGGAGTCGGCTCGTGCGGTGCGGCG includes these proteins:
- a CDS encoding adenylate/guanylate cyclase domain-containing protein, with translation MEGEGPSPREEEIADLADPRAPWEKLVEDPAAPRAMLAVMFTDIIGSTELATSLGDKRWRELLEQHDAAIRTQIARFDGREVDTAGDAFFATFGLAVRAVDCALESARAVRR